A stretch of Castanea sativa cultivar Marrone di Chiusa Pesio chromosome 2, ASM4071231v1 DNA encodes these proteins:
- the LOC142626182 gene encoding GPN-loop GTPase QQT2: MDIDSDSNSLNVKSSEEGAAMQMDSSDSSAAQAKGKEKEELAETMDKLNIEGSSSWQAGTSSTNFKRKPVIIIVVGMAGSGKTTFLHRLVCHTQASNIRGYVMNLDPAVMTLPYGANIDIRDTVKYKEVMKQYNLGPNGGILTSLNLFATKFDEVVSVIEKRADQLDYVLVDTPGQIEIFTWSASGAIITEAFASTFPTVVTYVVDTPRSSSPVTFMSNMLYACSILYKTRLPLVLAFNKTDVAQHQFALEWMDDFEAFHAAVSSDSSYTSTLTQSLALVLDEFYKNLRSVGVSAVSGAGIDAFFKAIEASAEEYMETYKADLDKRWAEKQRLEEDHRKENLDKLRKDMEKSGGETVVLSTGLKDKGDRSKTMMDGEDEEIEDEDDDDYERFTDDEDAIDEDEDEDEEVSRFSF, translated from the exons GCAAAGGGCAAAGAAAAAGAGGAGCTTGCTGAGACAATGGATAAGCTAAATATTGAGGGATCATCATCTTGGCAGGCTGGGACTTCGTCAACCAACTTCAAGAGAAAACCAGTTATCATCATTGTTGTAGGGATGGCAG GGAGTGGAAAAACAACATTTCTTCATCGGCTGGTTTGCCACACCCAGGCTTCGAATATTAGGGGTTATGTGATGAACCTTGACCCTGCAGTGATGACACTTCCATATGGCGCTAACATTGATATAAGAGACACTGTGAAGTATAAGGAAGTGATGAAGCAGTACAATCTAGGACCTAATGGTGGAATTTTGACATCGCTTAACTTGTTTGCTACGAAGTTTGATGAG GTTGTTTCTGTTATCGAGAAGCGAGCAGATCAGCTTGATTATGTTCTTGTGGATACTCCTggacaaattgaaatatttactTGGTCTGCTTCTGGTGCTATTATTACAGAAGCTTTTGCTTCAACCTTCCCTACTGTTGTCACTTATGTAGTTGATACGCCTCGTTCTTCAAGTCCAGTTACTTTCATGAGCAATATGTTATATGCTTGTAGTATACTTTACAAGACAAGGTTGCCTCTTGTGCTGGCATTCAACAAgactgatgtggctcaacatcaatttgccttggag TGGATGGATGACTTTGAGGCCTTTCACGCAGCAGTAAGTTCAGACAGCTCATACACATCAACTCTAACTCAGAGCCTTGCCCTTGTTCTGGATGAGTTCTACAAGAATTTACGGTCAGTTGGTGTGTCTGCTGTTTCTGGTGCTGGAATAGACGCCTTCTTCAAGGCCATTGAAGCAAGTGCCGAGGAGTACATGGAAACTTACAA GGCTGATCTCGACAAGAGATGGGCAGAGAAGCAACGTTTGGAGGAAGATCACAGGAAGGAGAACTTGGATAAATTGAGGAAGGATATGGAGAAATCTGGGGGAGAAACTGTTGTCTTGAGCACTGGTCTGAAGGACAAAGGAGATAGGAGTAAAACCATGATGGATGGGGAAGATGAAGAaatagaagatgaagatgatgatgattatgaGAGATTTACTGACGATGAAGATGCTAtagatgaggatgaggacgaAGATGAAGAAGTTTCCAGATTCTCCTTTTAG